In Pyrus communis chromosome 1, drPyrComm1.1, whole genome shotgun sequence, the following are encoded in one genomic region:
- the LOC137747845 gene encoding probable prolyl 4-hydroxylase 9 isoform X2 gives MRPKSGKGNWSSKFKFKGILGLPTTLIFCSFFFLAGFYGSSLLSQHVSGGGNRLRARLLETEYNSMPYGKTGDDSLTSIPFQVLSWYPRALYFPNFATAEQCESIIGLAKPRLKPSVLALREGETEESTKDIRTSSGVFLSASDDKSGTLDVIEEKIARATMLPRTHGEAFNVLRYEIGQKYNSHYDAFHPDQYGPQKSQRVASFLLYLSDVQEGGETMFPYENGSNTDGTYDFRECVGLKVKPRKGDGLLFYSLLPNGTIDMLALHGSCPVIEGEKWVATKWIRDQEQED, from the exons ATGAGACCCAAAAGTGGGAAAGGGAATTGGAGCTCCAAGTTCAAGTTCAAGGGCATACTCGGATTGCCCACCACTTTGATCTTctgctccttcttcttccttgctggCTTCTATGGCTCCTCCCTCCTCTCCCAG CATGTGAGTGGTGGTGGTAATAGGCTGAGAGCGAGACTGTTGGAGACAGAGTACAATTCGATGCCTTATGGCAAGACCGGTGACGATTCTTTAACTTCCATTCCCTTTCAG GTTTTGAGTTGGTATCCGCGAGCATTATATTTTCCTAATTTTGCAACTGCGGAGCAATGCGAAAGCATAATCGGTTTGGCAAAACCACGCCTTAAACCATCGGTTTTGGCTTTGCGAGAAGGAGAGACAGAGGAAAGCACAAAGGATATACGAACAAG TTCAGGCGTGTTTCTTTCCGCTTCTGATGATAAATCCGGGACTTTGGATGTGATTGAGGAAAAGATTGCAAGGGCTACAATGCTTCCCAGGACACACGGAGAG GCATTTAACGTCTTGCGCTATGAGATCGGGCAGAAGTATAATTCTCACTATGATGCATTCCACCCTGATCAATATGGTCCTCAAAAGAGCCAAAGG GTTGCATCATTCTTGTTGTATTTAAGTGATGTTCAAGAAGGTGGTGAAACCATGTTTCCTTACGAG AATGGCTCAAACACGGATGGAACCTATGATTTTCGGGAATGTGTTGGTTTGAAAGTGAAGCCACGCAAAGGGGATGGACTTCTGTTTTATTCATTGCTTCCAAATGGTACAATTGATATG TTAGCATTACACGGGAGCTGCCCTGTAATCGAAGGGGAAAAATGGGTAGCTACAAAGTGGATCAGGGACCAAGAACAAGAGGATTAG
- the LOC137747845 gene encoding probable prolyl 4-hydroxylase 9 isoform X1: protein MRPKSGKGNWSSKFKFKGILGLPTTLIFCSFFFLAGFYGSSLLSQHVSGGGNRLRARLLETEYNSMPYGKTGDDSLTSIPFQVLSWYPRALYFPNFATAEQCESIIGLAKPRLKPSVLALREGETEESTKDIRTSSGVFLSASDDKSGTLDVIEEKIARATMLPRTHGEAFNVLRYEIGQKYNSHYDAFHPDQYGPQKSQRVASFLLYLSDVQEGGETMFPYENGSNTDGTYDFRECVGLKVKPRKGDGLLFYSLLPNVSITRELPCNRRGKMGSYKVDQGPRTRGLVANILLHNAQILSSLEH from the exons ATGAGACCCAAAAGTGGGAAAGGGAATTGGAGCTCCAAGTTCAAGTTCAAGGGCATACTCGGATTGCCCACCACTTTGATCTTctgctccttcttcttccttgctggCTTCTATGGCTCCTCCCTCCTCTCCCAG CATGTGAGTGGTGGTGGTAATAGGCTGAGAGCGAGACTGTTGGAGACAGAGTACAATTCGATGCCTTATGGCAAGACCGGTGACGATTCTTTAACTTCCATTCCCTTTCAG GTTTTGAGTTGGTATCCGCGAGCATTATATTTTCCTAATTTTGCAACTGCGGAGCAATGCGAAAGCATAATCGGTTTGGCAAAACCACGCCTTAAACCATCGGTTTTGGCTTTGCGAGAAGGAGAGACAGAGGAAAGCACAAAGGATATACGAACAAG TTCAGGCGTGTTTCTTTCCGCTTCTGATGATAAATCCGGGACTTTGGATGTGATTGAGGAAAAGATTGCAAGGGCTACAATGCTTCCCAGGACACACGGAGAG GCATTTAACGTCTTGCGCTATGAGATCGGGCAGAAGTATAATTCTCACTATGATGCATTCCACCCTGATCAATATGGTCCTCAAAAGAGCCAAAGG GTTGCATCATTCTTGTTGTATTTAAGTGATGTTCAAGAAGGTGGTGAAACCATGTTTCCTTACGAG AATGGCTCAAACACGGATGGAACCTATGATTTTCGGGAATGTGTTGGTTTGAAAGTGAAGCCACGCAAAGGGGATGGACTTCTGTTTTATTCATTGCTTCCAAATG TTAGCATTACACGGGAGCTGCCCTGTAATCGAAGGGGAAAAATGGGTAGCTACAAAGTGGATCAGGGACCAAGAACAAGAGGATTAGTTGCTAATATATTGTTGCATAATGCTCAAATTTTATCTTCACTTGAGCATTAA
- the LOC137747829 gene encoding uncharacterized protein isoform X1 yields the protein MAVVIESSVWEPNPGVYIFIFLVSLFSILVFPYASSSGSSSSSGKAPSLFDHGISPTASSLRFQRNFLLIYSLASVMEGVWSVFGEFELAYHGLSKEQMMFSLCVGFAASLIVGSFLGVLSDLIGPKKVCILFCILHLFLGLWKRITDHLSILVARICLSLTASIFSISFETWMVVQHEEQAHRQDMLSETFWLMSFFDAASLIGSQVLSNWLIGDNLEKNMASHSTTAVFLAILGLVCLLRGWTQTPQKVALKEYRASFSAYIFGDKRIWLLAWAQACLHFSTAVFWILWAPTIVADGREVHLGLIYPCFLGSRMLGSTVFPWLNSGLSSLRTEDCLVYAFIMLGLVLSITAYDYQEIGVLVTLFCIFHAGLGVVLPSLARLRTMYVPNALRGGMISLSQAPANAAILLFLVQGKYYHNIGNSTIIAFAALGLFTAAGCMHVLKRWGKQPYHNWHKL from the exons ATGGCGGTGGTGATTGAGAGCTCCGTTTGGGAACCGAATCCCGGCGTATACATATTCATCTTCCTGGTCTCTCTCTTCTCCATCCTCGTCTTCCCTTATGCTTCGAGCagcggcagcagcagcagctccgGCAAAGCTCCGTCGCTCTTCGACCATGGAATCTCCCCCACCGCTTCCTCTCTTCGCTTCCAGCGCAACTTCCTTCTCATCTATTCTCTCGCCTCAG TTATGGAAGGAGTGTGGTCTGTATTTGGCGAGTTCGAATTAGCTTACCACGGTTTGAGCAAAGAGCAAATGATGTTTTCTCTGTGTGTTGGATTTGCAGCATCTCTCATTGTTGGTTCTTTCTTAGGCGTGCTTTCGGATTTAAT AGGTCCAAAGAAAGTTTGCATCCTCTTTTGCATTCTACATCTCTTTCTTGGCTTGTGGAAGAGAATTACTGATCACCTGAGCATTTTGGTGGCGAGAATTTGCTTGTCTCTCACAGCTTCTATTTTTTCAATCAGTTTTGAGACGTGGATGGTAGTTCAACACGAAGAG CAAGCGCACAGGCAAGATATGTTGAGTGAGACGTTCTGGTTAATGAGTTTCTTTGATGCTGCATCTCTTATTGGAAGCCAGGTGCTTTCGAATTGGCTCATTGGTGATAATTTGGAGAAAAACATGGCTTCTCATTCTACTACAGCCGTCTTCTTGGCAATACTTGGCTTAGTCTGTCTCCTGAGAGGATGGACACAAACCCCACAAAAAGTAGCTCTTAAGGAGTATAGGGCATCTTTCTCTGCATATATTTTTGGTG ATAAAAGAATATGGCTTTTGGCATGGGCACAAGCTTGTCTTCACTTCTCTACAGCAGTCTTCTGGATACTATGGGCCCCTACAATAGTG GCTGATGGACGAGAAGTGCACCTAGGGTTGATATATCCATGTTTTCTGGGCTCAAGAATGCTCGGAAGCACAGTATTTCCATGGCTGAATAGTGGACTGTCATCCCTTAGAACTGAGGATTGCCTAGTATATGCATTCATCATGCTGGGGCTTGTATTGTCCATAACAGCTTATGATTATCAG GAAATTGGAGTTTTAGTGACACTGTTTTGCATATTTCATGCTGGTCTTGGTGTGGTTTTGCCTTCACTTGCCAGATTGAGGACCAT GTATGTCCCTAATGCACTCCGTGGAGGGATGATAAGCCTTTCTCAAGCACCTGCAAATGCAGCAATTCTGCTTTTTCTGGTGCAA GGGAAATATTACCATAACATTGGTAATTCAACAATCATAGCTTTTGCTGCCCTTGGGCTATTCACAGCAGCTGGTTGCATGCATGTCTTGAAGCGATGGGGGAAGCAACCATATCACAACTGGCATAAATTGTGA
- the LOC137747829 gene encoding uncharacterized protein isoform X2: MAVVIESSVWEPNPGVYIFIFLVSLFSILVFPYASSSGSSSSSGKAPSLFDHGISPTASSLRFQRNFLLIYSLASVMEGVWSVFGEFELAYHGLSKEQMMFSLCVGFAASLIVGSFLGVLSDLIGPKKVCILFCILHLFLGLWKRITDHLSILVARICLSLTASIFSISFETWMVVQHEEQAHRQDMLSETFWLMSFFDAASLIGSQVLSNWLIGDNLEKNMASHSTTAVFLAILGLVCLLRGWTQTPQKVALKEYRASFSAYIFGDKRIWLLAWAQACLHFSTAVFWILWAPTIVADGREVHLGLIYPCFLGSRMLGSTVFPWLNSGLSSLRTEDCLVYAFIMLGLVLSITAYDYQEIGVLVTLFCIFHAGLGVVLPSLARLRTM, translated from the exons ATGGCGGTGGTGATTGAGAGCTCCGTTTGGGAACCGAATCCCGGCGTATACATATTCATCTTCCTGGTCTCTCTCTTCTCCATCCTCGTCTTCCCTTATGCTTCGAGCagcggcagcagcagcagctccgGCAAAGCTCCGTCGCTCTTCGACCATGGAATCTCCCCCACCGCTTCCTCTCTTCGCTTCCAGCGCAACTTCCTTCTCATCTATTCTCTCGCCTCAG TTATGGAAGGAGTGTGGTCTGTATTTGGCGAGTTCGAATTAGCTTACCACGGTTTGAGCAAAGAGCAAATGATGTTTTCTCTGTGTGTTGGATTTGCAGCATCTCTCATTGTTGGTTCTTTCTTAGGCGTGCTTTCGGATTTAAT AGGTCCAAAGAAAGTTTGCATCCTCTTTTGCATTCTACATCTCTTTCTTGGCTTGTGGAAGAGAATTACTGATCACCTGAGCATTTTGGTGGCGAGAATTTGCTTGTCTCTCACAGCTTCTATTTTTTCAATCAGTTTTGAGACGTGGATGGTAGTTCAACACGAAGAG CAAGCGCACAGGCAAGATATGTTGAGTGAGACGTTCTGGTTAATGAGTTTCTTTGATGCTGCATCTCTTATTGGAAGCCAGGTGCTTTCGAATTGGCTCATTGGTGATAATTTGGAGAAAAACATGGCTTCTCATTCTACTACAGCCGTCTTCTTGGCAATACTTGGCTTAGTCTGTCTCCTGAGAGGATGGACACAAACCCCACAAAAAGTAGCTCTTAAGGAGTATAGGGCATCTTTCTCTGCATATATTTTTGGTG ATAAAAGAATATGGCTTTTGGCATGGGCACAAGCTTGTCTTCACTTCTCTACAGCAGTCTTCTGGATACTATGGGCCCCTACAATAGTG GCTGATGGACGAGAAGTGCACCTAGGGTTGATATATCCATGTTTTCTGGGCTCAAGAATGCTCGGAAGCACAGTATTTCCATGGCTGAATAGTGGACTGTCATCCCTTAGAACTGAGGATTGCCTAGTATATGCATTCATCATGCTGGGGCTTGTATTGTCCATAACAGCTTATGATTATCAG GAAATTGGAGTTTTAGTGACACTGTTTTGCATATTTCATGCTGGTCTTGGTGTGGTTTTGCCTTCACTTGCCAGATTGAGGACCATGTAA
- the LOC137733648 gene encoding uncharacterized protein At2g23090: MGGGNGQKAKMAREKNLEKQKAAGKGSQLKTNEKAMSIQCKVCMQAFMCTTSEVKCREHAEAKHPKSDVYACFPHLKK; encoded by the exons ATGGGAGGAGGCAACGGTCAGAAGGCCAAGATGGCGCGCGAGAAGAACTTGGAGAAGCAGAAGGCTGCCGGCAAAG GAAGTCAGCTTAAAACAAACGAGAAAGCCATGTCTATCCAG TGTAAGGTGTGCATGCAAGCATTTATGTGCACCACATCAGAAGTGAAGTGCAGGGAACATGCTGAGGCAAAGCATCCCAAGTCTGATGTCTACGCTTGTTTCCCTCATCTCAAGAAATGA
- the LOC137733639 gene encoding casein kinase II subunit alpha-2-like gives MRTNPAIPLRFLLVCTLAALRAPVAHPPIVRTPFPLPNPPHETQTPTLTQSTRRQISASSNPTSAATAAEAMSKARVYADVNVLRPKEYWDYESLTVQWGDQDDYEVVRKVGRGKYSEVFEGINVNTNERCIIKILKPVKKKKIKREIKILQNLCGGPNVVKLLDIVRDQHSKTPSLIFEFVNSTDFKVLYPTLTDYDIRYYIYELLKALDYCHSQGIMHRDVKPHNVMIDHELRKLRLIDWGLAEFYHPGKEYNVRVASRYFKGPELLVDLQDYDYSLDMWSLGCMFAGMIFRKEPFFYGHDNHDQLVKIAKVLGTDELNAYLSKYHLELDPQLDALVGRHSRKPWSKFINADNQHLVSPEAIDFLDKLLRYDHQDRLTAKEAMGHPYFSQVRAAESSRMRT, from the exons ATGCGCACAAATCCAGCAATACCCCTTCGCTTCCTGCTAGTGTGCACCCTCGCTGCCTTGCGTGCGCCGGTCGCGCACCCTCCTATCGTGCGCACCCCCTTCCCTCTTCCAAACCCTCCCCACGAGACGCAGACTCCCACACTAACCCAATCCACTCGTCGCCAGATCTCGGCCTCGAGCAATCCCACCTCGGCGGCGACAGCAGCAGAAGCCATGTCCAAAGCACGCGTCTACGCCGACGTCAATGTCCTCCGCCCTAAGGAGTACTGGGACTACGAGTCCCTCACCGTCCAATGGGG TGATCAAGATGATTATGAAGTTGTTCGAAAAGTCGGAAGGGGGAAATACAGCGAGGTGTTCGAAGGTATAAATGTCAATACCAACGAGCGCTGTATAATCAAGATCCTCAAGCCTGTTAAGAAAAAGAAG ATTAAGAGAGAGATCAAAATTCTCCAGAACCTTTGCGGGGGCCCAAATGTCGTCAAGCTTCTTGATATTGTTCGAGATCAGCACTCGAAAACCCCAAGCCTGATTTTTGAGTTTGTGAACAGTACAGATTTCAAAGTTTTGTACCCCACACTGACTGATTATGACATACGCTACTACATATATGAGCTTCTCAAG GCATTAGATTACTGCCATTCACAAGGTATAATGCATAGGGATGTCAAGCCTCACAATGTTATGATAGACCATGAATTGCGCAAACTTCGCTTGATAGACTGGGGTCTTGCTGAATTTTACCACCCTGGCAAGGAATACAATGTCCGCGTAGCATCCAG ATACTTTAAGGGCCCTGAACTTCTAGTTGACCTGCAAGATTATGACTATTCTTTGGACATGTGGAGCCTTGGCTGTATGTTTGCGGGAATG ATATTTCGCAAGGAACCTTTCTTTTATGGTCATGACAACCATGACCAACTGGTCAAAATTGCCAAG GTACTTGGGACTGATGAGCTGAATGCATATCTGAGCAAGTATCATTTAGAGCTTGATCCTCAACTTGATGCTCTGGTTGGGAG GCACAGCAGGAAGCCCTGGTCTAAGTTTATTAATGCAGATAATCAACATCTAGTTTCTCCAGAG GCCATCGATTTTCTGGATAAACTTCTTCGGTATGATCATCAAGACAGACTAACTGCAAAAGAGGCAATG GGCCATCCATATTTCTCGCAAGTGAGGGCAGCAGAAAGCAGCAGGATGCGGACGTAA